GCAATGGCGGAGGACCCGGTGTCGGTCGCCGACGAGATGTACGAGGACGTCGGCGCTCCTACGGTCGGACCGACCGCGGCCCCCGAAGTGCCGGGATCTCCCGGTGTCCCCGAGCCCGACGAGGTCGACGCCACGACGACGGCGCCTGAGGCGGTGGTGCCCGACGTCACGGTGGCCGTCGCCCCCGAGGAGAAGGGCGTGCACCAGTCCAGGGTCTGGTCGGGCGTCCCCGAGCCCGACGGGTCCCAGGGGGGTGCCTATGTCCCCAGGCCCGTTCCCCGGGTGATGGCGGTCGCCAACCAGAAGGGCGGCGTCGGCAAGACCACGACCGCCGTCAACCTCGGTGCCGGCCTGGCCGAGATCGGGTTCCGGGTCCTGGTGATCGACCTCGACCCCCAGGGCAACGCCACCACGGGTCTGGGCATCGACGCCCGGTCCTTCGAGCTCTCGATGTACGACGTGGTCATGCGCGACACGAAGCTCGAGGACGCCATCGAGCCGACCAGCATGAAGAACCTCTTCGTGGCCCCCGCCACCATCGACCTGGCCGGAGCCGAAATCGAGCTCGTCCCCACCTTCAGCCGCGAGCTCAAGCTCCGCCGAGCGCTCGAGTCGGTGATCCCCGACTTCGACTACGTCCTGATCGACTGTCCCCCGTCGCTCGGCCTCATCACCGTCAACGGACTGGCCGCCGCCGACGAGGTGCTCGTCCCCATCCAGTGCGAATACTACGCCCTCGAAGGGTTGGGCCAGCTCCTGCGCAACGTCCACCTGGTCCAGTCGAACCTCAACGAGAAGCTCGAGGTGACGACCATCGTCCTCACCATGTACGACGCCCGGACCAAGCTGGCCGAACAGGTGGCCGACGAGGTGCGGACGCACTTCGGGAACAAGGTGTGCAGGAACGTGATCCCCAGGACGGTGCGCATCTCCGAGGCGCCGTCGTTCGGGCAGCCGATCACGGCGTTCGACCCCAGTTCGCGAGGGGCGATCGCCTACCGGGAGCTAGCCAAGGAGGTCAGTGGTGGCGCGTCGTAGCGGACTGGGCAAGGGTCTCGGAGCGCTGATCCCGACCGAGGCCAAGGACCGGGACTCGGTCCTGCGGGTGGTGGCGATGACGAGCATCCGCCCCAACCCGCTGCAGCCCCGTACCCGCTTCGACGAGGAGGCCATGTCGAGCCTGGCGTCGTCGATCCGCGAGGTGGGGGTCCTCCAGCCCATCCTGGTGCGCGAGACCGCTGACGACGAGTACGAGCTCATCGCCGGGGAACGCCGCTGGCGGGCGGCCCGGCGGGCCGGGCTACAGACCATCCCCGTGCTGGTCCAGAGTGCCACCGACGTCCACAGCCTCGAGCAGGCCCTGGTGGAGAACCTGCACCGGGAGGACCTGAACCCCCTCGAGGAGGCGGGCGCCTTCCAGCAGCTGGTGGACGAGTTCGGTTACACCCACGAACAGGTGGCCGCCCGGGTCGGGAAGAGCCGGACGGCCGTCACCAACATCCTGCGGCTGCTCCAGCTCCCGGCGGGTGTGCAGCGTGCCCTTGCCGACGGCGTGCTGTCCGCGGGCCACGCCCGGGCCCTGCTCGGCACCCCCGACCGCAACTTCCAGGAGGACATGGCCAAGCGCGCCGTGGCCGAGGGCCTCACCGTCCGGGCCGTGGAGGAGGCCGTGCGGCGACACGTCGCCGGGGTCGAGCCCGAGGACACGGCCGGAGAGCACACCAACGGTGCCACCCCCGCCGCCACGGATGCCGTCCAGACAGGCCCCGGGACCACCCCGGCCGTCCGGCGCCGTCTCCCCGCGCCCGGTGTGCTCGAGCTCGAGGACCTCCTGTCGAACCGCCTCAACACGAGGGTGAAGGTGGAGATGGGCGCCAAGCGCGGTCGGGTGGTCATCGACTTCGCCACCCTCGAGGACCTCGAGCGCATCTACAAGCTCATGGTGGGAGGCGTCACCGCCTAGGCCGCCTAGGCCCGCTTGGGCCCGCCCAGCCTGGACCGGGCGCGCCCCAGATCGCCTCGGGTCTGTGTCGGAACCGTGAACGTGACCTTCTGACCAGGGATTTCTCCCGGGGTCGGAACCCTCTAGCGAACGTAAAGCTTATCCACCGGCTGTGCATGAGCCTGTGGACAAGTAGTGGCGGTTGAGGGTTCACCGCTCCACCGACGAGGCACCCCCGCCGGTTGTCCGAGCCGTCAGTCCACGGGCGTGGCGGCCCACGCCACCAGGGCCTGGGCCAGGGCTTCGGCCAGCGCCCCGGCGTGGCGCACCACGACCTGGGGGGGACCGACCTCGCACACCACCGCCGGCATCCGGGTCTCGCGCAGCACGGGGAGGGTCATGCCCGTGACCCCTTCTGCCGGCACCCCCAGCGCGGCGGCGGCCAGGGCGTGCACGAGCTCGGCCAGTCTGCGCCCGCCGGCGGACTCGTAGCTATACCCCGAATAGTAGGCAGTTGAACACTGGGCGCGGTTGGAATCGAGACGCAGCCCGAGGTAGACGTCGACGCCGGCGGCGTTGGCGGCCGCCGCCTGCATGGAGGGGTCGGGGTGCAGCAGGGGCACGACCCGGGCACCGGTGGCCACCAGGCGCCGTCGGATCGCCGTGACCAGGACGTCGAGGCCGCCCTCCTCGCCGATGGCGACCCGGCGCCCGAGGAGCGTGCGGGGGGCGCGGCGCAGGCGGTCGCGGTCGCGGACCGTGCTGACCAGCTCGGGGTCGCCGTGCCGCGGCGTCACGCGGCGCAGCTCGCGGAACGTCGACGCGCCCAGGATGCCGTCCACGGGCAGGGCGGTGTTGCGCTGGAAGTCGGCCAGCGCCGTGGAGGTCAGGTCGCCGAAGATGCCGTCCACGCGCCCGGTGTCGAAGCCGAGCGCCGACAGGCGTCGTTGCAGGTCGGCGACGTCGTCCCCGCGCAACATGGGTCGGCGCAGGTAGAGGAAGCGGTCACCGAGGCGCAGGCCCGCCTCGACCAGCGCCGACCAGGTCTGGGGCCCGCACGTGCCGTCCACCCGCAGCCCGCGGCGGTACTGGAACGCCTCGACGGCGGCTTTGGTCCCCGCCCCGAACACCCCGTCGGGGTCCGGGGCGGTCGGCAGGTCGAGGTCGTGGAGCCGTCGTTGCAGGTCGGCGACGCCCACACCCGTGGCGCCCGGGGCGACAGGGAGGCTGCCGCCGGGGGTTACAGGTACGCCTGCAGCTCCTGGAGGAGCTGCGCCTTGCCCCGGGCGCCCACGATGCGCACCTCGGGCTCCCCGTCCTTGAACAGGAGCAGGGTCGGGATGCTCATCACCTCGTAGCGGCGCGTCACGTCCAGGTTCTCGTCGATGTTGAGTTTGGCGACCTGGATCTTGCCGGGGTTCTCCGCCGAGATCTCCTCGAGGACCGGGGCGATCATCTTGCATGGACCGCACCACTCGGCCCAGAAGTCCACCAGCACCGGCGTGTCGGCGGCCTTGACATGCTCGTCAAACGTAGCGTCGCTCAGGGTCGTGATCCCCTCGCTCATCGGTCGGTCCTCCTCTGGCACCGCGGTCGGTGCGCTTCGTGGAACGTTCTGGGAACACCTGCCGGCATCCCGGCATTCCCGCTGCTGGGGGGGCCTGTCGGGCCACCGGGGCCGGGCGGCGCGGCCTCGTCAGGCCTGGCCTCGGGCCTCGAGCCAGCGCTCGGTGTCGAGGGCCGCCATGCAGCCCGAGCCCGCCGCCGTGACGGCCTGGCGGTACACGTGGTCCTGCACGTCGCCGCAGGCGAAGACGCCGTCGACGTTCGTACGCGTGCCGTCGTGGGTCTTGATGTACCCGGCCTCGTCCATGTCGAGCTGTCCGGCGAACACCGCCGTGTTGGGGGCGTGGCCGATGGCCACGAACACGCCGTCGGCGTCGAGGACGGAGTCCTCGCCGGTCACCACGTTGCGCAGGCCCACGCCGGCGACCTTGCCGTCACCGAGCACCTCGGTCACCACGCTGTCCCAGCGGAATTCGACCTTCTCGTTGGCGAACGCCCGGTCCTGCATGATCTTCGACGCCCGCAGCTCCTTGCGGCGGTGCACCAAGGTCACGCTCTCGCCGAAGCGGGTCAGGAACAGCGCCTCCTCGAGGGCCGAGTCGCCCCCGCCGACCACCACGATCTTGCGGTCGCGGAAGAAGAAGCCGTCGCAGGTGGCGCAGGTCGACACCCCGTGCCCGAGCAGGCGGGCCTCGCCGGGAACGCCCAGCATGATGGAGCGGGCCCCGGTGGCGACGATCAGCACCCGGGCCAGGAGGTCGGGCTCGCCCTCGGTCGCTCCGGTCCACACGCCGAAGGGGGAGGCGTCGAGCGCCACCCGCGTCGCCTTACGGGTCGAGAACGAGGCGCCGAAGCGCGCCGCCTGGTCGCGGAAGCGGCCCATGAGCTCGGGGCCGAGGATGCCGTCGACGAAGCCGGGATAGTTCTCGACCTCGGTGGTGAGCATGAGCTGCCCACCCGGCTGGTCGCTCGTGGACGAGGGCTCACCCTCGACGACCAGGGGCGACAGGTTGGCGCGCGCCGTGTAGACCGCCGCCGTCAGGCCGGCGGGGCCCGACCCCAGGATGACGACCTCGTGCTGCTCGGGCATCTCAGGCCGCGCCCGTGCCCCGGGCGCGACGCTTGGACCACGCGAATGCCCCCGCCGCCACCAGGAGCGCGCCGATCAGCGCATCCGAGGCCCACACCCGGCCCCGGAAGGCGTAGACGTCGAGGAGCCGGACCAGGATGATCACGGCCAGCACGGACAGGACGAGCGCCATGACGCCGATGATGACGCCGAACACGACGGCCCGGGCGGCGATCATGAGCGGCCGGACCACCCGGTCGTGGACGGCGGCCACGACGTCCTCGACCGTGTCCGCCACCTTGGCCGGCCAGTCGGCCTGGTCGGCGCCCGGCCGCGCGCGGTGCGGGGACACGGGCGCGGGGCCGGCCGGAGGCGGGGACGCCGACGGCGCGGGGCCGGGCGGTTCGCTCGTGGCCTGGTCTTCCATGGGCGTGAGGTTAGTCGGCACCCCCGCCGTCACGGCTCAGCGACGGGCGGTGATGAAGCACACGCCCACCGAGCGCGGGCCGGCGTGGCTCCCCACCACCGGGCCGAGGTCCCCGAGGACGAGCTCGTGTTCGGTCCGGGCGCGCGTGACCAGGCGGAGGACCTCGTCGATGTCCGGGGCCACGCCGTTGGCCACGCCCAGGCGCTCGAGCGGCCCCGCGTCGACCGCCTTGTTGGCCAGGTACTGCAACGACCGCGACCGCGTGCGTTGCTTCGACTCCACCTCGACGACGCCGTCGCGCACCTCGATGACGGGCTTGATCGAAAGGAGGGAACCCATGAGGTGGGCGGCGCCCCCGATGCGCCCGCCGCGTTTGAGGTAGTCGAGGCTGTCGACGACGCCGTAGACGTGGGTGCGCCCCTTCATGTCCTCGACGGCAGCGGCGATGTCGTCCAGGGAGACGTCCTGGTCCGCCAGGTCGGCGGCCGCCAGTGCGAGGAGCCCCTGGCCCATGGTCACGCTCTGCGTGTCCACCACGCGCACGGGGATGCGGTCGGCCACCGTGTCGGCGGCCGTGCACGCCGCCTGGTACGTGGCCGACAGGCCCGACGAGATCGTCACGCAGACGACACCGCGGTGCCCGGCGGCGGCGGCGTCGAGGAAGGCCTGCTGGAACGCCCCCGGTGACGGGGCGGCCGTCTCGGGCATGTCCGGGCCGGTGACCACGCGGTCCCAGAACTCCTTGGCCGACAGCTCGTCGCGGTCGACGAGCTCCTCGGCGCCGAAGCGGATGGTGAGCGGGACGACGCGCACGTCGTGCTCGTCGGCGGTCGCCGGCATCAGATCGCACGCGCTGTCGGTCACGACCTGGATGCTCGCCATCGGTCCTCCCTCGTTCGGAGCGCTCGGCTCACCGCCGAGTCTGCTACAGGCCGGGGCCGTCGTGGGGCGACCGGCCCGGCTCCGGCGGGCGCGTCGGGCCGAGCCGGGTGGGCCGTAGGGGCGGGCGCCCCGCGGGTGGCAGCGGTACGGGTGGCGGGGGCGCACCCGGCCGGCGGCGGCGGACCACGACGGGCCGGGGGCGCGGCGGGTGGCCACGGCCGTCGGGCTGCGGCCGGCCACCGGCGCGCCGGGCATCTCCGTCGCGGCTCCGACCGTCGCCCCCCCCGCCGCCGCCCCCCCCGCCACTGCCGCCACCAGGGCCGATGCCGCCGACTCCCCGCCCGCCCCCCGCCCGACCGCCACCACCGCCCCCGCCCCCGCCGAGGCGGGCACGGCGCCGCCGCCTGGCGGCACGTTCGGCCAGTCCGCCCGCGGCGAGCACGTAGGCCCCGGCCCCGGCCCCCGCGCCCAGTGCCACCCGGCCGAGCAGCCCGAACGTGGTCTCCGAGCCCGACACGTTGCTGCCGAGCGCCGACGCCACCACCAGTGCGCACGTGGCCAGCAGGACGTGGCCGAGCGGCCCGCCCACGAGGTCGCCGCCGAGGCCGTGGACGCGTGAGCGCACGAACCCGAGGGCGACGACCGCACCCACCGAGTAGGCCAGGCTGATCGACAGGGCGATGCCGCGCACGCCGTAGTGGCCTGCCAGCGCCACCGCCAGCACGATGTTGACGACGTTCTCGAAGGCGTACAGCCAGAACGCGGCGCGCAGGTCCTGCACGGACTGCAGCACGCGCACCGCGTACAGGAAGACGCAGAACCCGGGTAGGCCGAGGGCCAGCATGGCGAGCGCCACCGCCGTCTGCGCCGTCGTGCCGTGCGCGGCGCCGTGGCCGAGCACGAGCGCCACCAGCGGCCGTGACAGGATCACCTCGCCGGCTGCGGCGGGGATGATGATGGCGAGCATGGCGCGCAGCCCCGTGCCCATGCGCCGGCGGAACGCCACGAAGTCGCCCCGCGCCCAGTGGGCGGTGAGCTCGGGCGCGGTGGCGCTCATGATCGACACCGCCACGACGCCGTAGGGGAGCTGGAAGAAGATGTAGGCGTACGTGTAGGCGGTGACGGCGCCCGTGCCCACCTTCTCGGACAGGGCGAGAACGACCACCAGCGCGATCTGGTTGGTGACCACCAGGCCGAACGTCCACCCCGACAGGCGCAGGATCGTCCGCACGGCGTCGTGGCGGAAATCGGGCTTCCAGCGCAGATGGAGCCCGGCGCGTCGGAGGCTCGGGATCATGAGGGCCGCTTGGGCCACGACCCCCGCCGTCGTGCCCAGGCCCAGCAGCAGCAGCTGGCCGGAGTTGTGGTCCACCCCGCCGACCGAGGCGTGGCGCACCGTCGTGCCGAAGACGAGCAGGACGACGATGAGCACCACGTTGTTGGCGACGGGGGTGAACATCGGCGCCCCGAACCGCCGGCGGGCGTTGAGCAGTGCGGTGCCCAGGCTGATGAACCCGTAACAGGTGAGCTGGGGCACGAACAGCCACAGCAGGTCCGTGGCCACCCGCCGTTCCTGGGCGGCCCCGGCTCCGTGGTTCAGCGACGTGGTGACGTGGACGAGCGGCGATGCCACCACCACGAACAGCAGCGAGGCTACGGCGATCACGATCATCGTCACGCTCACCACGGCGGAGACCGCGTCCCACGCCTCGTCCTCGGAGCGCGTGGTGAGGCGCTCCACGAACACCGGGACGAACGTCGCCGACAGGATCCCCCCGAGGACCACGTCGTGGACGATGTTGGGCATCGTGTTGGCGAGGTTGTAGGCGTCGGCCAGCTGCTTGGAGCCCAACGCGTAGGCGAGGGCGAAGATCCGCAGCACCCCCGTGGCCCGCGACAGGGTCGTGCCGACGGCCATGACGGCGGTGGCCCTGCCGACGTCCGGCCTGTCGCCGGCATCGGACACCTCGGGGACGACGACGCCGCGCCCCACGCGCCCGCTCTGCGTGGCGTCGTCGGCCTCGGCCACGGCCTCGGCCTCGACGCCGGCCTCGGCGATGGTGCCGTCCGGGCGTCCTGCGTCCTCGGTTTCTTCGGTCCCGTCCGTCCGTGCCGTCCCGTCGGTCCCGTCGGTCCCGTCGGTCCCGTCCGGATGGTCCGAGCGGGGCCCACCGCGCTCCTGGCCGGCACCGGCCACCGAGGTCTCACCGGTGCCCTCGGGACCGGTGTCGGTGTCGCCGGCGTCGTCACCGTCGGGGAACGCGCCGCTCACATTGCCCTGTCCGCCGCCGCGTCCCGGGTCGCCGGGTCCGGGGTCGCCGGGCCCGGGGTCGCCAGGTCCGGGGTCGCCAGGTTCCAGGTCGTCGTCGATCGGGAACACGTCGTCGGAGACGGCAGCCTCGGCCCAGTCCGCCAGGTCGGCCCGGCCGTCCCCGCGCTCGTCGCCCGCCCCCACCGCCCCCGTGCCGGTGGGACCGTCGGGCCCGGTCATGGCGCGCCTTCGGGTGCGGTGGTGTCCGCGCCGCTCTCCGGGTCACCGGCGCCCCCGGCGGCGTCGCGCGAGTGGGCCCCCCGGCGCCTCCACCGGCCCCGCCACAGCGTCCGGCCCCACCAGGCGGCGAGAACGAGCGCGGCACCGGCCGACAGGGCGATGGCGACGGCGGAGGTCGACATGGACCGCACGGTGAGCTGTCCGTTCGCCAGGACGAGGACTCCCTGCGGGCTCGACAGCGTCACGTCGACGCGGAAGTCGCCCGCGGTGCGCGACTGCATGCTGACGTAGACGGCGTTGGTGGCGTGGTCGAGCACGCATACCGACGAGAAGCTCGAGCGCCCCGCCGAGCTGCGCACCTCGGGCGCCCGGCACTGTCCCCCCGGCGACTGGGCGGACGCCCCCGGGAACTGGAGCTTGTCGCTCGTGAGCCGCACCACCACCGTGACCGGGTACGGCGCGTTGCGCACCACGGTGATGGGCACGCTGGCCGCCCCTGCGGTGAGTCGGATGGTGTCGGAGCGCACCGACAGCAGCTGCAGGCTCGCGTCGAGCGCCGACTCGAAACCGGCGACGGCCCGTTGCTGCTGGCGCGGCGTCAAGGTGCTCGCCTCCGCCGCCAGGAGGAGGTCGTCGAGGCCCTGGGCCGCCGCCGCCCCCGCCGCCGAGCCCGCCACCGCACTGGCGAATCCCTGCTGGCGCCCCCGCGCCCCCCGCAGGGCGCCCACGGGCAGGGCGGCAGGTGCGGCGGCCACCGGCCGGCGGGTGCTGGGCTGGTGGTCCACACCCACCGGGACCTGCTGGAAGAGCTGGTCGAGCGTCACCGGCTGGATCACGGGGTTGCCCTGGAGGCCCCCCAGGGCGGCCGACACGAAGGCGGCCTGGGGGGCCCACTCGGGCGGTGCCACCGCCACCACCCCGCGCGGTGCAGGGGTGCCCCCGGTGCCCCGCAGGTTGGGGGCCTCGTAGTAGATGAGCGACAGGTCCGCCATCAGTTGCGCCGCCGCCAGCGCCGGGTCGCTGCCGGCCCCGGCGGCGAGGTGGGCCCCGAGGCCCGGGTCCGAGACCGCGGCGGTGACCGATGCGCCGTGCCCCGAGGTCAGGGTGAACGGCTGGGAGGTGGTGAGCGGCCCGGTGGGCCCCGTCACCCCGGCCTGGGGGACGACCATGTGCCCGTCCACGGGCGCCAGCAGGTCGAGCGCGGCCTGGTCGAGGGGCGCGGCGGCCACCCACGTGCCCGTGGAGGCATGCACGCCCGTGCCCGTGGCGGCCAGCGTCTGGGCGGCTCGGCGGGTCTGCGCCCGCAGCTCGCCCGCCAGCCCGGCGTCGGCCAGGGCGGTGGCGTCGACGGGCACGTAGGACTGCGACAGCGTCTGCCGGGCGGGCGACGCCGCCAGGGCGGCCACGGCCGTCGTCATCCGGGCCCGGGCCGCCCCACCCAGGCGCCCGAGCGTGGCCGGGTCGGGGGCCAGGGTGAGGGGCACCTCTCCGGCGCCCGCGACCGCGTCCACCAGCCCTTGGAGCCGGGCGACGGCGGCGCTCGGGGGTGGGGCCACCCGACCGTCGGCCCCGGCCGTGGGTGGCGCCAGGCCGAGCGGGGCGACCAACGCCACGCGTAGCGGCTGGCTGGCGGGGGACGGGTCGTCGTAGACGAGGTAGGTGATGAGCTGTGCCCCCGACGCGCCGTCGGCGGACCGCGGCGACGAGGGGTCGTCGAGGGCGATCTTGACCGGGTAGACGTCAGCGCAGCTCCCCGGCTGGCAGCCGAGGTCGGCCGTCCAGTCACCGGTGTCGCTGGGGGTGGTGTCGCCCACGACGGGGATCGTGAGATGGGTGACCCCCTGGGCATCGGTGGTGAGCGAGGACACCGACAGGGCGGGCGACCGGGAGGCGACCAGGCCCAGGGAGCGCCCGCTCATCGTCTCGTCGAAGGCCGAGCGGCTCGTCAGGTGGTCGTAGACCGTGATCGACAGCTCGAGCGACGATCGGGCCGCGCCGCTCGCGATGCGCAGGTCCAGGGTGAGGTCCTGGTCGGGCGCGTGGGGCCCGACCCAGGCGGACTGGCGGACGAGCGTCAGGCTGTCGGTGGCGCGGCCCGAGGCTGCGGCCACGACCGGGGCCACCGGACCCGGGTCGGGTGTCGGGGCGTGCGCCGCCGGTGCCGCCCGACGCGGGACCGCTGCCACCGCGGCCGCGCTCGTCCCGAGCGAGCCGAGAAGCGCGGCGCAGGCCATGGCGGTGCCCCCGAGGCCGGTGGACCGCCGGGGGGTCGGGCGCCCCTGTCGCCAGACGCCGCGCCGCCGGACGCCGCGCCGCCGGACGCTGCGCCGACCCGTGTCGGGGGTGCGGTCACCGCCGCGTGCGGGAGCCATGCTCGCCTCGGTCCGGTCCACCTCGGCGTCGCAGCCTAATGGCCGCACCGGTGACGGCCACGGCCCGGCGCGGCACGCGCCGTGCCGACGGGCGCGGTCCTACAGGCCGAACCGGGCGGCGCGCAGCGCCGCCACGGCCTCGGCCGGCCCCCCCAGTTCCACGCGGGCGGCCGCGGTGCGCCCCGTCAGGAAGAGGACGATCTCGCCTGCGGTCCCGGTGAGCGTGGCGGGCGTCGGCCCCGGGCGGGCGTGGATGACCTCGCCGTCGGGTCGGACGAGGTCGAGGCCGGTCCCCTTGAGCGAGCGGGTCAGGAATTTGGCGCTGCGTCGCAGGGACTTCCACAGGGCGGCCTCCACCGGCGCGACCTCGGGGCCACGGCGCGGCGTGTCGTCTCCGCCGCCGCGCCGGACGTCCTCGTGGTGCACGAAGTACTCCGTCAGGTTGATGACGGCGTCGAACGGTGCGGTCCACGGGGGCGGCCCGCGTCGCACGCGCGCCACCAGCTCCTCGTAGGTGTGCGCCGCCTTGGTGCGCGCCAGGATGCGGGCCGTGAGGGCCGCCGCCGCGCCCCCCATGACGAGCCCGGGACCGGCCAGGGGGTTGCGCTCGCGGATGACGAGATGGGCGGCGAGGTCGGCGGTCAGCCACCCCTCGCACAGCGTGGGCGCCGAGGGGCCCACCGCCAGGAAGAGGTCGCACAGCGCGGCGCGCTCGGCACGCTGGGGTGGGAGACCGGCCATCTGTGGCGGACCCTAGGACCGGGGCCGGCGTACGGTCAACGCACGTCGGCGGGGCGCCGCGGCCCGGGCACTACCCTCGCACCGGTGATCCCCGAGCGGTTCCAGCCCCTGGTCGACGCCACCGCCGAGCTGGCGCGGCGCTTCGAGGGTGCCGGCCGGCACCTCTACCTGGTGGGCGGCTCGGTCCGCGACGCGTTCGCCCCCGACGCCGACCTGGCCGACAAGCGCGACTTCGACCTCACCACCGAGGCCCTCCCCGACGAGGTGGAGCGCATCGTGAAGGGCTGGGCCGACGCCGTGTGGCTCCAGGGCAAGCGGTTCGGCACCGTGGGTGCCGCGCACGGCGGCCTCGACTACGAGATCACCACCCATCGCGCCGAGGTGTACCACGCCGACTCGCGCAAGCCCGACGTCTCCTTCGGTGACTCCGTCGAGGTGGACCTCTCCCGGCGCGACTTCACCGTCAACGCCGTGGCGCTGCGCCTCCCCGACCTCGAGCTGGTGGACCCCTTCGGCGGGCTCGCCGACCTGGCCGCCGGCCGCCTGCGGACGCCGCTCGCCCCCGAGACCTCGTTCGCAGACGACCCCCTGCGCATGCTGCGCGCGGCGCGCTTCATCGCCGGGTTCGGCCTCGAGCCCGCGCCCGAGCTCGTGGCCGCCGTGCGCGCCATGCACGACCGGTTGTCGATCGTGTCCGCCGAGCGCGTCCGCGACGAGCTCGACAAGCTCGTGGTGGTGCAGAAGCCCTCACCGGGGCTGTGGTTCATGGTGGAGACCGGGCTGGCGGGCGAGTTCCTCCCCGAGCTCCCGGGCCTCGCCCTCGAGCAGGACCCCATCCACCGCCACAAGGACGTCCTGGCCCACACCCTGGCCGTCGTGGACAAGACGGGCCCCGACCGCCTGCTGCGACTGGCGGCGCTGCTGCACGACATCGGCAAGCCCCGCACCCGCGAGTTCGGCCCCGGTGGCGTGACGTTCCACCATCACGAGGTGGTCGGGGCGCGCATGACGCGCCAGCGGCTCAACGCCCTGCGCTACTCCCACGAGGACGTCGAGGTCGTCACCCGCCTCGTGGAGCTGCACCTGCGCTTCCACACCTACCGCCTGGGATGGACCGACCGCGCCGTGCGGCGCTACGTCCGCGACGCCGGCCCGCTCCTGGAGCGGCTCAACGAGCTCACCCGGTCGGACTGCACCACCCGCAACGCGGCGCGCGCCCGGGCGCTCGAGAAGCGCATGGACGAGTTGGAGCGCCGCATCGAGGAGCTGCGCGCCCAGGAGGAGATCGACGCCATCCGCCCCGAGCTCGACGGCCGGGCGGTGATGGCCCACCTCGGCGTGCCGCCGGGGCCGGTGGTGGGCGACGCCCTGGAATTCCTGCTCGAGCTGCGCCTCGACGAGGGCCCCCTGGGCGAGGA
This region of Acidimicrobiales bacterium genomic DNA includes:
- a CDS encoding AAA family ATPase — its product is MAEDPVSVADEMYEDVGAPTVGPTAAPEVPGSPGVPEPDEVDATTTAPEAVVPDVTVAVAPEEKGVHQSRVWSGVPEPDGSQGGAYVPRPVPRVMAVANQKGGVGKTTTAVNLGAGLAEIGFRVLVIDLDPQGNATTGLGIDARSFELSMYDVVMRDTKLEDAIEPTSMKNLFVAPATIDLAGAEIELVPTFSRELKLRRALESVIPDFDYVLIDCPPSLGLITVNGLAAADEVLVPIQCEYYALEGLGQLLRNVHLVQSNLNEKLEVTTIVLTMYDARTKLAEQVADEVRTHFGNKVCRNVIPRTVRISEAPSFGQPITAFDPSSRGAIAYRELAKEVSGGAS
- a CDS encoding ParB/RepB/Spo0J family partition protein, which produces MARRSGLGKGLGALIPTEAKDRDSVLRVVAMTSIRPNPLQPRTRFDEEAMSSLASSIREVGVLQPILVRETADDEYELIAGERRWRAARRAGLQTIPVLVQSATDVHSLEQALVENLHREDLNPLEEAGAFQQLVDEFGYTHEQVAARVGKSRTAVTNILRLLQLPAGVQRALADGVLSAGHARALLGTPDRNFQEDMAKRAVAEGLTVRAVEEAVRRHVAGVEPEDTAGEHTNGATPAATDAVQTGPGTTPAVRRRLPAPGVLELEDLLSNRLNTRVKVEMGAKRGRVVIDFATLEDLERIYKLMVGGVTA
- a CDS encoding peptidoglycan-binding protein codes for the protein MGVADLQRRLHDLDLPTAPDPDGVFGAGTKAAVEAFQYRRGLRVDGTCGPQTWSALVEAGLRLGDRFLYLRRPMLRGDDVADLQRRLSALGFDTGRVDGIFGDLTSTALADFQRNTALPVDGILGASTFRELRRVTPRHGDPELVSTVRDRDRLRRAPRTLLGRRVAIGEEGGLDVLVTAIRRRLVATGARVVPLLHPDPSMQAAAANAAGVDVYLGLRLDSNRAQCSTAYYSGYSYESAGGRRLAELVHALAAAALGVPAEGVTGMTLPVLRETRMPAVVCEVGPPQVVVRHAGALAEALAQALVAWAATPVD
- the trxA gene encoding thioredoxin; its protein translation is MSEGITTLSDATFDEHVKAADTPVLVDFWAEWCGPCKMIAPVLEEISAENPGKIQVAKLNIDENLDVTRRYEVMSIPTLLLFKDGEPEVRIVGARGKAQLLQELQAYL
- the trxB gene encoding thioredoxin-disulfide reductase; the encoded protein is MPEQHEVVILGSGPAGLTAAVYTARANLSPLVVEGEPSSTSDQPGGQLMLTTEVENYPGFVDGILGPELMGRFRDQAARFGASFSTRKATRVALDASPFGVWTGATEGEPDLLARVLIVATGARSIMLGVPGEARLLGHGVSTCATCDGFFFRDRKIVVVGGGDSALEEALFLTRFGESVTLVHRRKELRASKIMQDRAFANEKVEFRWDSVVTEVLGDGKVAGVGLRNVVTGEDSVLDADGVFVAIGHAPNTAVFAGQLDMDEAGYIKTHDGTRTNVDGVFACGDVQDHVYRQAVTAAGSGCMAALDTERWLEARGQA
- a CDS encoding DegV family protein, with the translated sequence MASIQVVTDSACDLMPATADEHDVRVVPLTIRFGAEELVDRDELSAKEFWDRVVTGPDMPETAAPSPGAFQQAFLDAAAAGHRGVVCVTISSGLSATYQAACTAADTVADRIPVRVVDTQSVTMGQGLLALAAADLADQDVSLDDIAAAVEDMKGRTHVYGVVDSLDYLKRGGRIGGAAHLMGSLLSIKPVIEVRDGVVEVESKQRTRSRSLQYLANKAVDAGPLERLGVANGVAPDIDEVLRLVTRARTEHELVLGDLGPVVGSHAGPRSVGVCFITARR
- the murJ gene encoding murein biosynthesis integral membrane protein MurJ; protein product: MTGPDGPTGTGAVGAGDERGDGRADLADWAEAAVSDDVFPIDDDLEPGDPGPGDPGPGDPGPGDPGRGGGQGNVSGAFPDGDDAGDTDTGPEGTGETSVAGAGQERGGPRSDHPDGTDGTDGTDGTARTDGTEETEDAGRPDGTIAEAGVEAEAVAEADDATQSGRVGRGVVVPEVSDAGDRPDVGRATAVMAVGTTLSRATGVLRIFALAYALGSKQLADAYNLANTMPNIVHDVVLGGILSATFVPVFVERLTTRSEDEAWDAVSAVVSVTMIVIAVASLLFVVVASPLVHVTTSLNHGAGAAQERRVATDLLWLFVPQLTCYGFISLGTALLNARRRFGAPMFTPVANNVVLIVVLLVFGTTVRHASVGGVDHNSGQLLLLGLGTTAGVVAQAALMIPSLRRAGLHLRWKPDFRHDAVRTILRLSGWTFGLVVTNQIALVVVLALSEKVGTGAVTAYTYAYIFFQLPYGVVAVSIMSATAPELTAHWARGDFVAFRRRMGTGLRAMLAIIIPAAAGEVILSRPLVALVLGHGAAHGTTAQTAVALAMLALGLPGFCVFLYAVRVLQSVQDLRAAFWLYAFENVVNIVLAVALAGHYGVRGIALSISLAYSVGAVVALGFVRSRVHGLGGDLVGGPLGHVLLATCALVVASALGSNVSGSETTFGLLGRVALGAGAGAGAYVLAAGGLAERAARRRRRARLGGGGGGGGGRAGGGRGVGGIGPGGGSGGGGGGGGGDGRSRDGDARRAGGRPQPDGRGHPPRPRPVVVRRRRPGAPPPPVPLPPAGRPPLRPTRLGPTRPPEPGRSPHDGPGL